The Spinacia oleracea cultivar Varoflay chromosome 2, BTI_SOV_V1, whole genome shotgun sequence DNA segment GAAGCAATATGTGGTAATTGACTCAGGAAGTGATATTGTTTGGGTCCAATGCCAGCCTTGCAAACAATGTTACAAACAAACCGACCCTGTTTTCAACCCGGCCCAATCCGCTTCCTATTCGGGTGTCTCATGCTCGTCCTCGGTATGCGACCGTCTACAAAACTCCGGGTGCAGCCACGCGGGTCGGTGCCGGTATGAGGTCATGTACAGTGATGGGTCCTACACAAAGGGTAACCTAGCATTTGAGACTCTAACCATTGGTGGGACGGTTGTACGGAACGTTGCAATGGGGTGTGGTCATAGTAATCAAGGCATGTTTGTGGGTGCGGCGGGTTTGTTGGGGTTAGGTAGTGGGTCCATGTCATTTGTGGGCCAGCTTGGGGGTCAAACGGGTGGGGCTTTTAGTTACTGTTTAGTGAGCCGGGGGTCCGGATCCACCGGGTCACTAGTGTTCGGACGGGAAGCTATGCCGGTTGGGGCTGCTTGGATCAACTTGGTCCGCAGCCCCCGGGCCCCAAGCTTCTACTATATAGGGCTCGCGGGACTCGGTGTAGGCGGGGTACGAGTCCCGCTCCCTAATAACATCTTCGGGCTCACCGGGTCAGGAGACGGGGGAGTGGTTATGGACACGGGCACAGCCGTGACCCGACTCCCGACCTCCGCCTACCAAGCATTCCGGGACTCGTTCCTGACCCAAACCGCCAACTTACCCCGAGCCCCGGGGGTGTCTATATTCGACACGTGTTATAACCTGGCCGGGTTTGGGTCAGTTCGAGTCCCGACCGTATCATTCTATTTTACGGACGGGCCAATACTGACCCTCCCGGCCCGAAACTTCTTAATCCCGATAGACGAGGTGGGTACGTTCTGCTTCGCTTTCGCCCCTTCGCCGTCGGGACTGTCCATCATAGGAAACATTCAACAAGAAGGGATTCAGATATCAATTGATGGTGCCAACGGTTTTGTAGGATTTGGCCCCAATATTTGCTGAATGTTTATGACATTATGAACAACCAGCAGACAGGCAGCAGCTGATTAAACTACCAAATTTTATACTGTCATTATATTACTGTAGTAATAATAGTAGTAGTAATACTCGATCCCCATTTGTAAAGTGGCTTTTTTTTACCCTTTTTGAATTTTGGCCTACatatttctcctttttctagtcaaaattatGATTGTTTTCATAAATGTAATTGATAAATTAAAAGCATATGTCGTGTAATTTTATGATCATCTGTATACACGTGAGctagcaattttttttcttatctcGAAGGAGCCACAACTCTCAGTTTTAACCACTTGATCATGAATTCGTTGGcattgttctcttcacctggtTTACTCTTATTTTTTCTAGTTTCTGGTCTGAATGTTTCTGTGAgtgtttttgatttttcttaattGGACTATAAAAATAAgggtaaaagaacaaactatagTAATATATGCTTAAACTTTGTTAAATAGGTTTAAGAAGGGATGATAATTTAACATTTTTGGTTTAGTTTTTGGTAACTAAAAGTAGGGACAGAAAACTAGCTAGTAGTTGAGTTGAGAATAGAGAGAACATAAAAGTATAAATTGTGGGGTCTTCAATAATTCTTGATGTTTTATAGAGAGGGGAAGATAAAAGATTTAAATGGGGAAAGCTAATGATAGTCAAAGCAAAACAAGATGCAAGCTTTGCAATTATTACCATTTTCCAGGATGCAAGGGCAGAGGCCACTAAGGGGAGGGAGACCCTTTTAGACAACTGTAAGAATCCCAAGGTGTTTTTTCGAAAGAAAAAAAGTTGTGCCATGCACGGTGCACCTAAAGAATACGGTCTTATGCACTGGTCCATGTCAGTTATGACCCGGGATCTATCTAAAGATGACCATATCGGGCCGAGCTCACAAGCCATGGGCTTAACTAGGCCGGGTCCATATTACGCCGGGTAGGGTCGGGCCAAAAAGTTTAAAATTGGCTCATGTCCGGTCCAAGTCCACTAACTTTCGTGTCAGACCGGGCCCGGCACgcctaaggctaattttactaaatttagtgtGCTTTGTCGTGTtgtgccttgtcgtgctttttccaaaaaaaataaggCCCGGGCCCGGCCCATGACTTCGTGCCCATGTCGGGCCGTGCTTTTTCGTGCTCGGGTCGGGCTTTGGGTCATCCCGGCCACATCCATCTTTAATCACTCCTCACACTACTgtggtggcggtggcggtgAGCACAGTCTACTGCGGTTgcggtggcggtggcggtgaGCACAGTCTACCGCGGTGGCGGTGGAGGTGACAATGAGCCACAATGTGGTGTGACCGTGTGTGAACAAATGGGAAAGCATGACTTTGCAAGAGTGATTGTATTTTGAGGGTCACGACAGTCTTTTACTGCAGTTGTATACTTGGATTAGAGTCCCTTCAACCAAAGACTTTTTATTATCTGTGCACAAAGGTACAACTCAGTGACTTTTCCAATGATTTTTACACAAAAGACGACCCAACCTCAACTCCAATTCCCTTTTCTGTTTTTCATGTTACTTGCTTCTACACTATTAGCCGTTCGTTTTTATGTATGCTCCACCAACATATAACCATTACTTCTATCTTGTCCTCTTCTTTTTACGCAGTAAATAGTTCTTTTCACCGGATGGTACTTGAATTTATGTGAATTAAACTTATCTAAAtttatatgaatttattgaAACTGGTTAAGTGGATATCCGGATAGGACCGAATCGGATTAAAATTTATTGGACCTAGTCATAGTTGAATTTATTAGTCCTGGccagtttttttttgttctggTGTAAATGAGCCATAATGGCGGAATGAAAATCAATTCTAGGATCATCTAGAACCGGGAGAAAAGCTCTAAACAACTGAGCTATCCCCCACACTCAATCCTGGCCAGATCTGATTTCAAGAGAGTAAACTTATCGACCTAATAAGACCAAATTGCAACTTAATTTGTTATCTTCTCTATACGGAGTATGTAAGAAGGTTTTGTTTTCTTCTTCGTACGATGGCTAAACTACGATTTTAAAGAGCAAAACAATAACACAAAAAGGGAATAAATAACTAACACAAAGTTGGCTATCCACTAATTAGATCTGATATAAAGATAGTAAACATGAGAGAGTCGATTTACATGACATGACTGAAACTTATTGACCTGATAGGACTTAATTacaacttatctaaacttacatAAACTTATTGGACCTAAAACCACGTGAACCCTATAAACTTACCATAAACTTACATCCCTATAGGATCGCAGACTCGGAAGTATGTTCATTATGGACGAAATCCATAAACAATATCAGAAACAAGAATGATTGCTTACAACAAGGCAATGAAAACTTCCTAGTATAGAGGATTTTATTTGTAGACGAAGGAAATATGTTCTACTTTAAAATCGATGATACAGAAAATTGGAAGTAAAAGGAGTGAGTCATACTTTTTACATAGGATGTTAAGGACTTCTTGGCATTTTGGATACATGAAAAGGGGTTATTAATAAATTAGTCAAGGGCTTACAATGATACCCTATAAATGGCAATATCTGAGCATAGAATTTCCTCCATGAAAACCCTGCATTCTCCAACTTAACCTGCTCATCCATTTACTTGGTAGATATTTGACTAGAACTAACACTATATAGAACTAAATtcaaatatttacataaaagtATGCTAGCCATCAAAAAATTATGTTCCAAAGATGAAAGAAACTAACCTAAAGTTGCTAGTGAAACGCCTAGACATTGACCGCCGTGCAAGGCTCATAAGACCGCCGCCCCCAAAAGGGCCAACTATTCACACATGCAACCAACAAAACATGGAGGGGTTGAATTATGTTAAATGGGTTGACTGCCAAGAAATATGTATTTGAGATCATCAATGGTGAGACGAGCTCCAGAACCAGCCACATGGTCTTCACCAAATGCAGAAGCCACGATCTTCCTCTTCTCTTCCTGCACCACAGCATTTCATCAGACATGGAAGCTTGTGTTTAAGGGAGGTTAATAAGCGTGGAACAATCCACATACTGGCTCAAGAGTACTCAAAACAAATATTAAGTTCTTACTAAACAGATTATATCTTAATTAACCCAATTCAACAATTGTTTCATACTCCCTTTGTTTCAAAATAGTTGCACCATTTTGATATTTAACACATTTCTAGTTTTATTGCCATCTATAATTGCAAGATCCAATGCATTCCAAGAGCACAATAAAAAAATGTCAAGTCCAACTACAGAATGTATTACTACAAGTTATTCCATAATCCCCCGAAATGCAGTTCAAGACTTGTAACATTTCGGGGGGAAAAAAAAGACTTTCACAAGACATTCAATTGACAACAAGAAACTTACATACTATCCTAAGAGGAAAAACCAGGCATTAACCAATGAAAAACAAGTTCTCTTCATTTTCCCTTCCAACAAGTTTCTCTTCATGAAACATATTTACGAAATTTCATTGGAGcatgaaaaaaattatatatacttCCTATGTTTATACTTGCAATTTTGCAATACACCTCTTTGGAACGCCCTTTAAGGAAGTGATTGTAGAATGTAAATGGCCAAATTAATTACTCCGTAAAATAAGTTAAATTGTAATAACCTAACCTTTTATATAAACTATTACAGAGTGAAATGCAGTATTGCGGATTACAGAACCACCTTGAGGGAATAACCTGTCGTTTATAATCCCCGTCTTAAAGTCACATTCTGAAACTCACTCCCTTCCACATTCTGAATCATATGTATTACCCATCTAAAATGGCATGGATATTAATCTCTGAAGTTCTGTTAAAAGCAACAACCTCAAAGAATCTATTCCTTCAATGACCAAATAAACACCAAAGTATGGACTTCCCCTCCTCTACAAGAAAATGAACCACAGAAACTCCCAAGGGGATAGAGGTTCGTCATATCAAGAACGTTTCCGGCAGGATGTATACCACAAGTACAAAAAGGAAACAAACCGATTATGCTGTTCCGGCCAATTAAGAAAGGCTTCAAGATATGGCTAATAAACGTTGCAGACcccaaaaacaataaaaaagaaaaaccaaCAAAACAATTCTGAGCACTTTCATGCTTAGCTGTGCAACTTTTCATGCGGTAAACCTATCTCTCCATCTTTCATGCGTTCAGTTCAGATCTGAAGTGTCTCCATGAAAACACCCTAGGTTTACAAAATGGGGCACCCCGAGGAGAAACAGCCATGAATATAAGCTTTTGATCTCTTTGGAGATTAGACTAAAGGTGTTTTTAGAACTGAAAGCAAGAAGCTTATTTTCTTATAATATAAATTCGCAaaataattactccctccgtacttTAGCTCACTTCTTTACTCCCAAGTATACCTTTATCCCCAATAAGCCCCttaattatttctctctcctacccaCATGGGTTAGATTCATGTGACAAATGTACTTATATTGGATTGTCTTAGATTCCAAAAGGATCTAATATTAAAGAACGGAAGGAGTaaaatttttcgaaaaccatgtaaaagtattaaaataaaaatagttaaTAATTTTATTAGCTTTTCCATAAATCCAACAttttcttaaaattacaaatttccatgattatttccgtttccattTTCATGCTAAAAGAAAAGTCAGTGAGCACAATTCATTATAGCCACTAAAGCGGCAGTAAACACCTAAAAATGCAAAAGGTGAAACATGGAATAGAGAACTGAATGCGGATGCGATACCTGGAGAGCCAAGATACGATCTTCAACAGTGTCTTTGATTGTAATCCTTGACACTGTAACAGGCCGAGTTTGGCCAATACGATGTGCTCGATCAATTGCTTGGTCTTCTGTACTTGGGTTCCACCAAAGATCCAAAAGGATAACATGGCAAGCTGCAACCATGTTCAACCCAAGGTTTCCGGCTTTTAGAGACATCAGCATGACAGTGACCTGCAAGGAAGACCATGAAATCAGATTTACCATCACCAGCAAATCACAAGAGCAAGGCAAGGAAAATTACCTCAAAAGCTAAAATTAAGAACTAAGATTATAAACAGTACACAATGAATCTCATTGAATGTACAAAACAGCGCTATCTGTGATGAAAAACAAATGAACAATACTGCATGCACCATATAGATTCCAAAAGGAAATTTAAACAGTGCTCTATTCTTATCAAATCAGATGTGATAAGCAGTCTTATACTCTGACATGTGCGTATACTCTACAGATAAATATATCCTTGGGAAGTTAAACAAATAAGTACAGCTGCAGACACAAAAACCATTATTCTTATCAAGGGAATATCATCAGTGGCAATACCAAGATCGGTAAAGTGGGTTCAACTGGATTTTGGAAATCTGCAATTAAAGAAGCGAAAGTAAAATATATAAACAGTTGCATGCAATAGATATAAAGGTGAATAGAAATGGCTCAGTGGTCTGAACTCTGTACATAAGTTTTGTACTCAGATATGGATGCGGGATCGAAGCTATAGCCAAACAGTTGTTTTTCTctaatttttaaagttttacaGCTCCTTTTACATATGTGTGTATTGTTGATGCTCCTGCATGCTATGTTAACTTTTGTTTTTGGATTTGTTTATGCATTTTTGTACAATCTAAGAGCATGTTTGGTATACAGTTTTTAATAGATCGAAATGGAATCACTTGACTATTTCCATTAGCTGATGTTTGGTATAACAAAATCCATTTCTTAACGGTAACCATTACCACTATTTGTTACCTCTACAGACCCTATGGTAACAAAATTGTTACCCTCAATCCCCAATTGTTACAAGGTATACCAAACAACTAATAATGGtaattaatagttaatattACTTTTCCCCTTCTATTTATTTCCTTTCCATTTCCTTTCCTAGATTTATACCAAACATGCCCTAAgcagttagttttttttttccttttctttaatttttgttaGGTAATTTTCGTGACTTTTTACATTATTAAAAAAGAGGgtaattacaaaaaaaataaaatcattaaTGGCACATTGGCACCCCATATCATGGttgtgggaatgaattatgacaaagatatttgattttattatatttattgatATCAATCAACTTAATCGTCTTTTCAGAACCCGTAACAGGAAATTCTTGGCACCGCCACTAAATAccatatattttttaatataaagcAGAAGGCCAATTTGTTATTTAACCAGTCCACGTAGGAATTTGGGCTGGTTGAAAAAGTAGACTCTTCTCATCGGGCACTTAAAACAGTCTTATTTAAGAAGGGGTAAACAGATAGGTTTTACTGCAGAGAATGCGCCCTTTTGTGCACCCTAGAGTTCCTTGAGCTAAAGGGAGTCGGATACAAGCAACATTTCCCTTGCAACAACAGAACGTTTACCATTTATACTTGACGCGATATATAAGGAAGAAAAATTATGTGCATATATTTTGAACTGAAGAAGCATagtttttgaataaaaaaaaaggttctTAAAATATGCACATTCAATTAAAAGAAAGTGCACATCTATCCTTCTCATTTTAAGAAACTTCTTACAGCATCTTCCCTACATGTCACACTGCAAGTTTGCAACACACTCACTCTTCATATTTACGCTAGAACATCTCAAGATTGTCAACACACTCACTCTTCATACTGATTGAAGCATAAAATCACGAAACCGTCTGTACAAAGCATTAAGTGCGCATTATTTCCATGTGAAGCCATGAATTAAAGAGGAAATTATGAAGACAATATGGAGGAAAGACCttttttaaacatattaaataaaacaaCAAAAGTTGCTGATCTTGTATCAGATCAATTCGACTTGGGGGCGCTAATCCAACAGCTCTTGCAGATAACCAAACCACAAAATAACACTTTTTTCCATATTCGATAACTCTTAGAATACTGTCATCAGCTCAGAACAAGAACCAACTGGAATTGGGTGTCAGGGAAGGCAAGCAAACTccaaaaaagaaagagagaagCTACTAATTTTCTCTTATCACATAAAATAACTCATTGAGAGTAACTAACTCAACTAAGAAGTATTTAAAGATTGCAAAATGGAAGAAAGCAAACCTCGGGATCAGAATTGAACTCTCTGACAGCCCGGTCCCTTGCAGCGAGAGACATACTACCATCAAGCCTCCGATACTGGAGGCAATACAGATTTAAAGAATACTCGAACAAATCCAGCATACGAGTCCACTGAGAGAAAATAATGGTTTTTATTGGTCCTTGAGGGGGTGAATCCTCTACTTTCTCAGTTCTCACTTGCGCAGGCATAGAATTCTCTTTATTTGAGTCCCCCACCTCGTCAACCTTTATACATTTACTGTTAATTTCGCAATGGGAAAAAAGAATCTCTAATGCTGCCTTAATTTTAGAGGAGCTGTACTCATTACTGAGAATTGATGAACTCTTGGCACCACCATTATCATTCGAAATTTTGCCTTCGTCACCAGAAACACAACTTATTAGAGTAGCCTCTGAGAAGAGAACATCATCACTTAGTTGTTCTTTGCATCTACGAGCAGGGCACACGTTATCATCGCCAGTGAGATAGTCTGCCACACATTGGTAGCAGAAAACATGCCCACACATGGTCACGACAGCATCCTCAGCTGGGTCCTGCAAAAACATCAGTGAACACAAAAATAACTACTCCTCATTGTAGATCTACAGAAGCTTTTAAAAAAGGTTGAGAATATGTATTGCATTCGCGCTTCCTCTTTCCTTTGTTCCTGTCTCTCTTTATTTCTTAATTGCAGTGTCAAAAGAGCACAACAGATACAGACAACAGAAATCAGATAGTCGGGTAACTTACATGGCTGAATTTACATCTCAGTTGTTTCCAACAGCCTAACGGCTCCCAGTGAGGACAAGTGGGAAATAGAATGGACTTACATCACAGGAATAAAAGGAAGGGGTGCAAGGAAAGATGAAATAGGCAACAAGTGATGGTCTAGTTTGGATCTACCAGCAAAAGCTTTAAGAACTCTCACTCCATTCCCCATTCAAGGCAACATGTTAAACCAGTTTATTTATTGCCATTCATTCCTTGTACATATTATTCTTTAATTGAGGGGGGCAAAAAGGCAGACAGAAGAAAGTATTAGGAGACTAGAAAGGTCCTCACAGTCAATAAGAAGGAACCAAAACAAGAAGCAAATTTAAAGAAACACAGAATGGTGCACTCTGGGTGGGAAAAGTTTGAAAAATGCAAGTGACAGAAATCAATTGCCACAACCAAAGGCATCCCATGAAGACATTGCTGGCTCACAAGATTCTAAAATTAGCCAATACACCAATAAATAGCAAGTACTGACTTCCTCCACTGTTGGCCATAGTTCATCCACCAAAAACCCACAAATCGTTGACTACACAAAGCCTCGAAGTTCACATTGGAAACAACACTCACGACACCTCCAGAAGAGACTCATAATTCAGAAAAGAATGAAGGACAGCACACGGTTAGTGCTGAGTTGTTTCACACCTTTCAGGCATACAACACTAACAGAAACCAGCTGCATGAGGTCATTGACTTTGTAAAGGACAAAAGTAAAGTTTCCATTTAATATAAAATGATGCAGACATAACAAAACACCGCCTGTGAGGCTGTGAGTGCCACATTGTGGCATTCCTTGCCGAACTCAAAAAGGGTACAAAGTGTCTAAGGTTAATTATATACTTCTTTCATATAGACCATGT contains these protein-coding regions:
- the LOC110782135 gene encoding protein ASPARTIC PROTEASE IN GUARD CELL 2 codes for the protein MTLHKRTLPFLNSFYLQQLVATATLVVVVVVLLHLSPPIAATHTTTNHVTSYPNFQHLNVHKEITSLKLTHTPHSHPHHPTNLDPDHDYHHNHHDNHPIPKFNEQKTITLSNNNNNNKKALNSSSSTPTLNLKFNLIHRDKLTNKLPQPGRRRRNHDHRHRFTLRIQRDIKRVSGLFHRLSNASSGGGVDDFKVVESFGSEVVSGMDQGSGEYFITLGVGSPPRKQYVVIDSGSDIVWVQCQPCKQCYKQTDPVFNPAQSASYSGVSCSSSVCDRLQNSGCSHAGRCRYEVMYSDGSYTKGNLAFETLTIGGTVVRNVAMGCGHSNQGMFVGAAGLLGLGSGSMSFVGQLGGQTGGAFSYCLVSRGSGSTGSLVFGREAMPVGAAWINLVRSPRAPSFYYIGLAGLGVGGVRVPLPNNIFGLTGSGDGGVVMDTGTAVTRLPTSAYQAFRDSFLTQTANLPRAPGVSIFDTCYNLAGFGSVRVPTVSFYFTDGPILTLPARNFLIPIDEVGTFCFAFAPSPSGLSIIGNIQQEGIQISIDGANGFVGFGPNIC